A window of Paenibacillus phoenicis genomic DNA:
CCTTCTCCCCCCTTCCCTACCACAGGCTGTTCTCGCTGTATTTCTTGGAGATCTGGTTCACCAGAATCAGCAGCAGGAAGTTAATGACCGTGTTAAACAGGTTGACCGCCGAGGAGAAGCTGTACTGGCTGCTCAGCAGGCCGATCTTGTAGATGTACGTGGACAAGATTTCACTTGCGGTAATGTTCAGGTCGTTTTGCATTAGATAGACCTTCTCGAATCCAACGCCCAGCAGACCGCCAACCCGCAAAATGAGCAGCGTGATCGCCGTCGGCACCAGCATCGGAATATCGATGTAGCGGATTTTGTGCCAGCGGCTGGCTCCATCAACGGTAGCCGCCTCGTACAAGCTGGGATCAACTGTAGACAACGCAGCAATGTAGATGATGCTGTCCCATCCAACATGCTGCCACACGTCCGACCAGACGTAGATGCTGCTGAACCAACCGGCAGAACCGATCAAATCAGGTGCATCTCCGCCGAACAGTTTGTACAAATTGCCGACCAGTCCGGTGCTCGGAGAGAGCAGAATCAGCATCAACCCGACCATGACGACGGTAGAAATGAAATGCGGCATATACGAGACGGTTTGAAAAAAACGTCGGAACCGGTTCGGCCGCATCTGATTGACCATCAAGGCCAGCCCAATCGGAATCGGAAACGTGGCGATACTGTATAAGCTGATAATGATGGTGTTCTTAATCGTCGTCGAAAATTGATACGAATGAAAAAATTTCTCAAAATGCTTGAACCCCACCCAAGGACTACCGTCAATGCCAAGCGCCGGGCTATAATCCTTGAACGCAATGACCACGCCGTACATCGGTTTGTACGCGAATAACAGCGTCAGCACCACCGCAGGCAACAGCAGCAAGTACAGTCCCCGGTTTCTTTTGATTTGTCCAAGCGTCCGCCTTAGGCCCACTGCGCCGGATTTCATGACATCCCCTCCTTCTTGATCGTCTAAACTCCTAGTCACGCCTTTCGTATGTCCGGCGGCTTCATGTCTTCAGTATAGTGCCCAGCCTGGTGCGTTTATCGGACTCAAACTCGGCAGTAAACGGACTTTTGCTCGCCGGCTCCCATGGGCCCGAAGCCTGTCCCCTTAACCAGCGGCCGAAGGGAATAACGGAATCCGGACTTGATTTGACGCTTTCCGGACTTTCCGTTGGTGTGGATGGGATTCGGTCTTCTTTTTCTAAAGGAAGGATTTATAATAGGGTTAATACCTTTGACAGCGCATTCATAAAGGTGTTCACACTGAAAAACAAGCTAGTATCGGCAGGAAGAGGCGAGGGGGCCATGGCTAACACCGCGAAAAACAAACCATATCCGATTCGTCACTACGTTAACTTCATGTTTCTGATCTCCTTCATCATCCTGATCCTGGATTTTGTCATCAGCTTATCTGCGGTATCGATCGTCAAGCAGCAATCCACGCGTTTTCTGCAGGATACCGCGGATTTATACATCAACCGGATCAACCACGATTTCGCTTATATCAACCACTATACGGGCTGGACGCTGGCGAACGATGAGAACTTGCAGGCGATGAACGATCACCCGATGAACAGCGTGGAGTTTTTTGAGGGGAATGAAAATCTGCACAAGCGCTTTAATGAGCTGCAAAAAAACTACGGCCAGGAATACAATTTCTTCGTGTATTTGAAGAAACAGGATTTTTTCCTCAACTGTGCGCCGATCAGTATTCCGTATTCAGATTACCTGGAGCTCAAGGAACAGGTCATCGCCAATGTGGAGGCGGGACGGGATGTCTACGAGAAAATTTACTCCAAGTGGACACCGGTTGAAATTAACGGCAGGCACTATATTACGAACATCGTTCCTTTTCACGATAGCTACATGATCAGCCTGGTGTCCGCGGATCAACTGATTCGTCCTTTACGGGAGCTGAATCTCGGCGAGAACGGGTTCGTCTCCCTGGTGGATAATCGCAGCCAGGTCTTAACCAGCCCGATCTCCAACAACGGCGCGCTGCTGGACGATGATCGGCGACCCTCGTTCTTTCAGAACTTGTTTAAGGGTGGAACGACGGTTAACGGGGAGTTCACGAACGCTTCTTTTCACGTAAAGCTGGTGATCCAGTTCGGGACATTTGAGAAAATCATGATCGCCCAGCTGCTGATCCTCCTGCTCGCCGTTATGATCACCTGCAGCCTGGGGTTCATCCTGATCTACTTCCGGAACAAGGTCCTTCTTCCAATCAAGAGCTTCTCCTATAACCTGGCGTTTTGGACGGAGGAAGGGGAGCCGTTGGCGTTCGAGAGCAGTAAGATCATCGAGCTGGAAAGAGCAAATAAACAATTCATGAACCTGGTCGACCAGATCAAGAAGTTTAAAATCGACTTGTACGAACGGGAACTGGAGAAGCAGCGGATCCAATTGGATTATATGAAGCTGCAGATTAATCCGCATTTTTTCCTGAATTGCCTGACGAATATCTATAGCATGGCGCAAATGCAGCTATATCAGGAAATCGAGCAGATGGCCTTATCCACCTCGCGATATTTCCGCTACATCTTCCAAAACGATGGCGATTTCGTTAAGTTGAGAGATGAGATCGAGCACGTGCGGATATATCTGGATATTCAGAAACACCGGTATCCGGACGCACTGGTTTATCGCATCGACGTAGAGGAAATGTTGGCCGCAGAGATTCAAATCCCGCCGCTCGTCTTGCAGACCTTTGTGGAAAATGCGGTGAAATATGCGGTGTCCCGTATTTCACAAGTACACATCGAATTGGCGGTGCGATTGGAGCGGGAGGATGGCGAGGAGCGCATGACGATCCGGATCACCGATACCGGACCCGGATT
This region includes:
- a CDS encoding ABC transporter permease; protein product: MKSGAVGLRRTLGQIKRNRGLYLLLLPAVVLTLLFAYKPMYGVVIAFKDYSPALGIDGSPWVGFKHFEKFFHSYQFSTTIKNTIIISLYSIATFPIPIGLALMVNQMRPNRFRRFFQTVSYMPHFISTVVMVGLMLILLSPSTGLVGNLYKLFGGDAPDLIGSAGWFSSIYVWSDVWQHVGWDSIIYIAALSTVDPSLYEAATVDGASRWHKIRYIDIPMLVPTAITLLILRVGGLLGVGFEKVYLMQNDLNITASEILSTYIYKIGLLSSQYSFSSAVNLFNTVINFLLLILVNQISKKYSENSLW
- a CDS encoding sensor histidine kinase; translation: MANTAKNKPYPIRHYVNFMFLISFIILILDFVISLSAVSIVKQQSTRFLQDTADLYINRINHDFAYINHYTGWTLANDENLQAMNDHPMNSVEFFEGNENLHKRFNELQKNYGQEYNFFVYLKKQDFFLNCAPISIPYSDYLELKEQVIANVEAGRDVYEKIYSKWTPVEINGRHYITNIVPFHDSYMISLVSADQLIRPLRELNLGENGFVSLVDNRSQVLTSPISNNGALLDDDRRPSFFQNLFKGGTTVNGEFTNASFHVKLVIQFGTFEKIMIAQLLILLLAVMITCSLGFILIYFRNKVLLPIKSFSYNLAFWTEEGEPLAFESSKIIELERANKQFMNLVDQIKKFKIDLYERELEKQRIQLDYMKLQINPHFFLNCLTNIYSMAQMQLYQEIEQMALSTSRYFRYIFQNDGDFVKLRDEIEHVRIYLDIQKHRYPDALVYRIDVEEMLAAEIQIPPLVLQTFVENAVKYAVSRISQVHIELAVRLEREDGEERMTIRITDTGPGFPPEILECLQNGRPLDQSAGNHIGIMNTLQRLASLYNGDAAVSFSNREDGGACVILSLPADAGTNRSVAV